The Streptomyces halobius genomic interval TTGGGCGACTACGAGCTGGTCATCGGCGCGGGCGGCGCCGCCACCGTCGGCCGGCGGACGGCCCGGCTGGCCCCCGGAGACTATGCGGCGTCGGTGCAGATCGAGGTCGGCGCGACGGCGGGGGAGCGGCGCCGGGCCGGGCTTACGGTCCATACCGCCGACGGGGTCACCGCCGCCAACTGGACCGACACCTCGACAGCCGGCAACTACGTGGCCGCCGACCGCAAGTCCGGCACCCGCTTCCAGCGACTGTTCACCCACTTCACCGTCCCGGAGGGCGGCGGCCCGGTCACCCTCACGCTGACCGCGGCGGCCGGCCGGGCGCGGATCCGCTACGACAACCTCCGGGTCGTGCCCGCCCGGCGGACCACCGGGAACGGCACCCTCGTCCACGAGGACTTCGAGAACGTCCCCCAGGGCTGGGGCGTCTTCGTCAAGGGCGACGCCGGCGGCATCACCGACCCGCGCACCCATATCGCCCAGCGGCACGCCCCGTTCACCCAGCGCGGATGGAACGGCAAGGCCGTCGACGACGTCATCGACGGCGGCCAGTCCCTGAAGTCACGCGGCGAGAACAGCGGACTGGTCTACCGGACGGTGCCGCACACCGTGCGCTTCACCCCGGGACGCCGCTACCGGGTCACCTTCCGCTACGAGAACGAGAAGGCCGGGCAGTACGCGTGGGTCACCGCGGTCGACGAGCCCAAGCCTCGCGAGCTGACCCGGCAACCACTGCCGGTCGCCGCCCAACCGGCCACCTGGGCCTACGAGTTCACCGCACCGGCCGACGGCGCGGCGTGGGTGGGGCTGCGGAAGGTGGGGGAGGACGGGAAGGCGGAGTTCGTGCTGGACGCTTTCGAGGTGCGGGAGGTGTAGTGCGTGCCGATGACGTGGGCTCCCCCCTCCGCGCGGCAATACCGCCCCGGCCCGCCACGTTGTGGCCTGCAAGGGGCCCGCCCACCCCTTAGGGGAATTCCCCTAAGGCCCCCCTAGGGGACCCCCCTAAGGGCCCTCACCCCGGCCCGCGGGGATACAGACCGGGTGCCCCGCCCCTGCCCCCACGAGGGGCGGGGCGCCCTCCAGCTCCCACACCAGCAGCTCGTTCTCCCCCTCACGCAGCACCGGGCCCGGCACGAACAGGGTGCGCTGCGGCCCGACGTCCCAATAGCGGCCCAGGCAGAAGCCGTTGATCCAGACGAAACCGCGGGTCCAGCCGGGCAGCGCGAGATCGGCGTCCCCGGGACGGCAGCGCAGGGTCAGCGTCCCCCGGTAGAGACCCTCCGGCCCGCTGCGCACGGGCAGCGTCTCCCGGGAGAAACCCTCACCTCCCGCACCCCCGTCCACCTCCACCGCCCGGAACGGCACCTTCCCCAACGCCCCGGCCTCCTCCAGCGCGTCCAGCCGCAACCCCCGCGCCCGTACGCCGTGCAGAAACTGCCGCTCGTGCAGCAGACCACCGGTGATCCCCTTCGGCTCCGCCAGCCGCGGCCCGTAGTTGACCCGGCCCAGGGACTCCACCCACAGCTCCACCGACGCCGGCCCCGGCACCTCCCCGACCAGCGCGTCCTCGGCCTCCAGCACCGCCCGGCGCACCCCGTCCACAGACACCACCGCCCGGTCCCGCAGCCCCGTCACCCGCAGCGGATACGGGCCGCGCGGCCCCGGTACCGCCACCCGGTAGCGGACCACGCCCCGGTCCACCCCCAGCTCCTCGAACGTCACCGGACCGCCCGCCGACACCTCCGCACCACCCAGCGCCTCCATCACCTCCCCGGCCGGCGCCCACTCCTCGACCACCGCCCGCACCGGAGCGGGGAGCATCCGCGGCGGCTCCGGAAGCTCCGGCAGCGGCCCGTCCGCCCACGCGGCGAGCACCTCGCGCAGCCGCCAGAACTTCTCCGTCGGACGGCCGCGTTCATCGACCGGCGCCTCGTAGTCGTACGAGGTGAGCGTCGGCCGCAGCGCCCCGTCATGCAGCTCA includes:
- a CDS encoding glycoside hydrolase family 35 protein, which translates into the protein MARFMVGERDFVLDGRPVRLLSGALHYFRVHEAQWGHRLAMLRAMGLNCVETYVPWNLHEPRPGEFRDPEALGRFLDAAGAAGLWVIVRPGPYICAEWENGGLPEWLTGPLGRRVRTRDAAFLRAVDAWFARLLPQVVARQCGVASGPDGPGGGPVIMVQAENEYGSYGSDPVYLARLVELLRQRGVRVPLFTSDGPEDHMLSGGSVPGVLATVNFGSGAREAFAALRRHRPEGPLMCMEFWCGWFAHWGHAPVPRAPEDAAAALREILECGGSVNLYMAHGGSNFGGWAGANRAGELHDGALRPTLTSYDYEAPVDERGRPTEKFWRLREVLAAWADGPLPELPEPPRMLPAPVRAVVEEWAPAGEVMEALGGAEVSAGGPVTFEELGVDRGVVRYRVAVPGPRGPYPLRVTGLRDRAVVSVDGVRRAVLEAEDALVGEVPGPASVELWVESLGRVNYGPRLAEPKGITGGLLHERQFLHGVRARGLRLDALEEAGALGKVPFRAVEVDGGAGGEGFSRETLPVRSGPEGLYRGTLTLRCRPGDADLALPGWTRGFVWINGFCLGRYWDVGPQRTLFVPGPVLREGENELLVWELEGAPPLVGAGAGHPVCIPAGRGEGP